The Rhopalosiphum maidis isolate BTI-1 chromosome 2, ASM367621v3, whole genome shotgun sequence genome segment ttaatcatcaaatatttcaatcacTTCAATGGGCTCAGGTTTAATTTCAGCTGTAGATAGTTTATCTTGtcggattttttttacttttttttttacagccaTAACACCTATAttgtaatagaatatataattaaaatttgaatataaatgagtatataatgttatttcattataattatttaaacactaaattgtaatataaaaaaaaaaaaataatttaaaatctaattaattgaataacctaaaattaatcatgaaaaatgtataactaaataaacaaaacataaatttagttaCATTTAGTAGTTTGATacaacattaatacattttcttttgATTTCTGTTTATTTTGATTCTTTTTACTACTGTTATTTGCAGCTAATAACCTATAAAAGTTGATAattacacacatttatattaaaccaaaatatgatatagtattaaatgattaaatttaaattcattataattatagttcttACGAGCTTTTAGGAGATTCAAATAGTCTAAAAATACCATTTCCACTGGTTGTTGACATGTTTAATGGCTATAACAaacaagtttaatttaattaaaaatatattaatgtacatatattttattagagacACTATCTGATGAAACATACACTATCTCTTAGttcaattaagtaaaatattagaagACTGAATAACATAATTGATAATGGTAGCcgattatcattattcatcatTAGCACTTCGACCGACGATAGCACAATAAATGGCACTAAGAATAAGTAAATTGATATCCTGTTTAaaagtaacaaataattaataagtaagtaaaaggaaaaatcttataaactcattaattgttaaataagttACTTAGTTTCTACTTACCAAATAACACAATGTACAACAAACTGTCCAAAgcttactattttaattaccatACTATTTGTTTTGCTATGACAAACTTTCAAGAGTCTTGCAGCTTCTAATGTTCCAAGCGATAAATTAGACAGTCCAAGGAATACAAAACCTGCTTCTATACAgctgtacaattttaaatactagtagtattaaatcaatttgatTAAAGCCTAAAaatcaatgttaaaaatcCTCAGAGTATAATCTTACAAAGGCACTAAAATTAGTGATTGTAATTACCCAAAACAGTATGTTGAAGCAAAAAAACTAAGTACAGCTCCTTTCTTTAAAGTGCTTAATAATGGCCGTTCATctaaattgtttgtaaatgATGTATATACACTGTGTAATAAACATGAATAGAGAatgataaacttaaaatttcttGATGGATCCACAGATTCTGTAATTGCACAACGATCCATCATATGACGAAATGAATCCAGTAACCAGTACATTAAGGACG includes the following:
- the LOC113553899 gene encoding uncharacterized protein LOC113553899: MFVLFLKENSIIIGIIIMFILWLVLFKRIAGFFEKCISMYSSHKFKLPEINVLFHSLTSGVFCFISVPICFSTFKPSSSSNASLMYWLLDSFRHMMDRCAITESVDPSRNFKFIILYSCLLHSVYTSFTNNLDERPLLSTLKKGAVLSFFASTYCFGCIEAGFVFLGLSNLSLGTLEAARLLKVCHSKTNSMVIKIVSFGQFVVHCVIWISIYLFLVPFIVLSSVEVLMMNNDNRLPLSIMLFSLLIFYLIELRDSPLNMSTTSGNGIFRLFESPKSSLLAANNSSKKNQNKQKSKENVLMLYQTTKCVMAVKKKVKKIRQDKLSTAEIKPEPIEVIEIFDD